ATCGTCGGGAGATAGATAGTAAGAAGAAATAGTATCTCCTGACGGCATAAAACATGTGTCAAGAGTAGGTCCTAACTTTCTATGACTTAAGTAAGTTGTTGGGAGTTGGAGGTAACTCCTAACGTCTATGTATGGCATCAAGAGTTAGCTTTGTAAAACATCAATTTCAAGCCTTAATTTCTCATTTTCTCTATGCCTCCAAACTCACAAAAAACTCTCTTTCTCACATTCAACCCTCACTGACCACTCGATCTTCATCCACCAACTTCTTGTCGCCTCCAATCAACACCGTTCACCAGCTCCCTTTGATTCCTATTTCATGTAAGCGTTGTTGTGTCGACTCCTCTTTCTTACCCATTTTAAAGATTCAACCTATTTCTACTTTGATTGGTAAAGAATCTTTTTTCCTAAGTCCAAAAGACCATCGAGAAATTATCTTTAGACGGTTTCTCCCACAAAGCTCCCAACAACTTTATATTTGTTGGAAGTTCATCGGAAGTTGATATCTTGACACTCTTTTAAGCTTTTTTCGACAATTTCACGTTGGATAATAGACTTTCTTTTTGTAGTGATACATTCGACTAAACCGTCAAAAATTTCGATCTCAATTCCTAAATGtaccattttaaaaaaagtcgTTCACgagtaaataattaaatatgcaATTTCTCATCAATTAAGAAAAGTCATAGCTTTGattaaaggtttttttttttttttcttttgccccctccaaaaaaagaaaaaaaaatgaatattttcaACAAAGCTGAGACATGTTATCATGTCCATTATTGAAGTCTATGTTTAATAATTGTCAAATGGATAATTTAATGTTTccatttaattataaaataataatttgtgtGAATGAAAATTTTGACTTCTAAGGTTTCAAAGAAATTGAATTGAAGTATTCttatttctttaatttactATATTAATTTTCCACTGATCAAATCTCTaatcttttgaaattataaaTCACAATCCTTTGAAgattagtattttctttttatttgacttaaattttaacttaattcAAACTAATTTTGGTAACATGTAAAGAGCAACATTTGCACACATATCAAAATGGATCCATGTgctatattaattattaaaaataatattacatTATAAGTTTTATCTTTCGAGTTTTTAGATTTGTGTTCTTTCATCTatagatttttaaaataatctCTAATAAATTTTGATTTCATGTTTGATTAATTCTCGAATTTTTAATAGAATTATTGTAAATAGAAAAAAtgattgaaaatatatataaaatatcaatataaaaaaatttcaagtttcTACCGTTAGAAACTTATAAACTTCTATTATCCTATCAGTGTATGAATATCACTGATATGTTGATAGAAACATTAGTGATAGATCtgaaattttattatgttttataaataatttgattcattttgctacatttgaaaatgtctccttttaattttctttctaatATGATATTTGActtattttaagtttaaaaaaaacCATGAATTTAATATAGGTAAATTTGAAGGTTTATGATATTGTTAGACATGCATAAAACTCAAGTTTATACTAACAAATGagctttttaataaaaaaaattgaatgtgTTCAGACCTATTAAAAATAAGTATTTAAAAGAATTTTTGATCGAAAGAAACTAATCAATCCAATCCAACTCATACAATTTGAATTGAGTTATAAACTCGTCTGGATTATATATGAAAATTCTAGGGTTTATCTTCGATGATGAGTCCACCTAAACTCATTCAAACTACTCAAACTTATCGTTGAtctaaaatatacattttttacTTCTCCAATTATATTATACTaagtgtttatttattttatttttataatttttttctcgATTATTTATTATCCAACTATTAGAGAAAATTTAACCgttcttaaaaagaaattttttcttttaacgtTTAACCTTTTCTAGGACAAAAAGTTTTAATAAATGACTAGAATAATCCGATGCAATTTTAACTCAATCTACGAACATCCTTAATTATTCAATATAAAGTATAGAAGTTTATGATAAGAATCAAACTTTAGacttaaaagagaaaaatgtgCGAGAATGAGTTAAATCTCGACTTTTATATTCAAACTTAAAGGTTAGAAATGTAAATGTATATTTTAACCTAAAAGTTAAACTAGGGCAGTAAAATGAGAATAATTTGAACAAAGTTATGGATTCCCACTAAAATGAGAATCACATTCTTGAATTAGAGGATAAGATTCTTGTCAAAATTTTCCCTTTTCAATTCTTCTCTTTTTATATTCTACTTTGTGTCATGAATCCTACCTTTACATATTAAATTATGTATCATCCCAATTGTCACTAAATCTAagctttttctaattttaaaacatCTTGACCACATTAATATAAATAGTTTAGACATGTAGCAACGATCCAATCATCGACctataaaaaatattactaaCATTTTGAATCGGCAATAAAATTACGGTTTTGGATTTATACCAATCTTTTCATGGTTAAATGGATTTTTCAATTAGTGTATTTGTTCTATTTCAATTCTATACGAATGTGTGATTAAAAAagattgcaaaaaaaaaatgaatgctTGCTAGAATATATCAAAGTAGCAGTGAAAATTGAttcgattttttattttattacgtGTTACGTAAAGAACcaaatttgattttattaaaaaggaaattaaactAATATCTAGGATTTAGGGCAAAACAAATAGATGAATTCTTATATGCTTTGTTTTGAATTGAgtcatttgtttgtttgtttgttttttttttttttttctctctcaggTTGATAGATTAAGATCACTATTGCATATACTCTCCTACTAGTTTAGTATTGTGGTCGATCACTAATAGATTTCgagaaaaaaatctaaattatgacatattcttaaaattttataaattgtgTTATATCTATAAATACTTTAgctttcaatttttcaattttttttagctCTACCATACCAAAGTATTTCTCCTCTTACCTTTAATGACATAAAATTTTAGTCAAATCACATCGAGCTTAATTTTCTTCACTAGTCGAGCTACACTCAAGTCTACATTAAGCATGTATTAAATTTTCATCAAGATACTGATATGACATGTATATTTTCTACACTTTAATGGATTTGATATCAACGTgagaaaataatttatattctgtaaaaattctaaaaaacataaaaataaaaatactactaatataaatatttttctagaaggttgattaattaaaatgtatttatatttgagaaaaatatttttatcaatatttcCATTCATTAACATTATTTTAAACTTGACGTTAAGATAGATTTTTGAAAccaaaataaaagtaaaaaaggagaatggaaaaaagagaaagaaatataGTTTTGGTTAATTGCAAAATCACCCCTCCATTTATGTGTTTTTGTGTTTTCTTCCCCTTATTTCTTCTTCTCAACCACACACAtagaaagagaaataaaaattaGATCTTAAAAATGCTttacttcttcttctccaaTGGCGTCCGATAGTTCCAACTCCAATTCTCGCCATTTCTCTTGGTTCATCAAATCTTGCTTCCCTAACCCTAACGATTCCTCCGCCGCTGCCGTCCCTATCGCCTCCAAATCCTGCTTCCAAAACACTAATAATACCGCCACCACTCCTCCCCACGCCGCCGTCGCCGCCGCTTCCGCCATCTCTGCTCTCCCGGACGACCTTCTTTTGGAGTGCCTTTCCAGAGTTTCCTCCACTTCTCTTCCTTCCGTCTCCCTCGTTTGCCGTCAATGGGCTCGGCTTCTCCTCTCTACTACGTTCGTCGATCTCCGCCGTTTTCGAGGTCAATTGGAGGATACTGTTTATGCTGTTTCCGCTACTAACTATGGTCTATTTGCAGCTAGTTTCAACTTCCGAGACGGCGGTTTGTGGAAGGTTGCGCTGTTTAAAGCGAAGGAGAGTTTGTTTCTTAGTAATTTCTATGGATTGTTGTCTCACGCTCGTCTCTCTGCTATTGGACCTAGAATTTACCTAATTGGCCGAAATGCGATGTTTCTGTATGATACTTGGTCTGGAATGGTCACAGCTAGATCTGCGATGAATTTCTCCAGGAAGAAATTCGCCAATGCGGTGATTTCTGGTAGAATCTACGTCGCTGGCGGTGCTCCAACGACGACAGCGGTTGAGATGTACGATCCTGAGACGGACTCATGGCAAGTCGTTGCTCAATCGGCTAGAAGACGGTATGGTTGTATCGGAGCCGCTGTCGACGGCGTGTTCTACGTAATTGGAGGATTGAAGATCGGAGGAGGAGCTTCAGGTGGTTCGGAGGCTCATATCTACGCGAGCTCCATGGATATGTACGATGTGGAGGCGCGTACGTGGTTGAGAAGCCGCGCCGTACCGGGCGGAGGCTGTGTGGTGGCAGCGTGTGCAGCAGCTGGACATATCTACATCCTCGCTAGCCACGCCGTGGAGCTTTCGTTCTGGAAATTCGACGGTAGAAGAAAATGCCCTAACAACACCAACCAAACCTCAACCAAAACCGCCGGATTCGGCGAATGGTACCGAATAAGAAGTCCACCGTTGCCACCGCAGTTCCGGTTGGATAGTACGGTGAGATTCAGTTGCATCGGAATGGGAGAGACAGTGGTACTGATTCAAGTCGCGGGTTGCATCGACGATTTACTCCGTCGAAGTGGAAGAAGTGCGAGAGGATTGAAGGAAGGTTTGGTATTGATTTACGAAACGAAGAGCGGAGAGTGGAGAAGAGGGGCGGAGATGCCGGAAGTTATGCAACGCGCCGCGTGCGTGTGTGTAGAGTGTTGATGACGCGCCCGTCGGCAAGAGGTGAAATGTAAAAGAGATTAAAAAATAGGGGACGCGTGGAGTTCACGAAAAGCGAGTAAGGACTCGAAATCCAATTGGTTTGATTTgtcaattatttatttagaaaCAAAAGGGTTAAAAATTCAACATTTATTTGCATGGGGTTCtcaactcttttttatttttttaataatctcttttttctttaaaaattaaaaaaaaaaaaaacaaaacaaaacaaaataacaaataacaaaaacaacaaaggaaaaagaaatttggAGTTTTGGATTTTTTTGGAAGCCTCCAGGTCCTGAATTTACTGacataatattattattttttatttatttttttgtaattttgtagttttggatttttctttattttagatTATATTTTTTCATTCAATCCTAACAGAgtgaatatttaaattataggGAAGTTTTTAATTTACCCAACTTTAAcgtttgtattaatttaaattttgaatttcgTACGTATATATCAATTCACATCATCACATCTATCTTCATATTTAACtcttttaattaaaattctaaattacACTTTGCATATCTAAATTTAGAGGTTCTATTGATAAAACATCATTGAGCTAAAACCACTAAATTGATACACatataagaattttttttaaataagttaAAATGTTTATTGTTGATATTATATCactaaatatttatattttatttttcataattttttatgataaaatgaaAATACCGATCTACCATTTATGTTGATACGAACTCATAAAGATGTGATAGTATCAATGAATACTTCAAGATATCAATAAAAATGTGATGATGTAAAAGTTGAAAGTTTAAATAAGAGTggaaataaattatatatggTTGACTTTCTTGAAAGTTTTCAAGATCTCATATAGGAAAGGGAAGTTTAAATTCTAATTTTGTCACTAAAGTTTCATTTtgaattgtttaattttatttataaattttgagaTATATAAACATAATGGGCCTTTtcttatattataattattttcttatcATCCATTTAGTTTCaataaaatttaagtttaaaaatctaaaattaaaatttatcattcaatttgaatcaacAAATTAAAGTTTCTAACTACAACAATTGTTTAAGAGTAGAGAAATTCAAATCATTAGACTTTGTAGCTCTATAAACTAAATTTATATAGATTGGATTATTAACATATTTTGAccatttcttaataaaaaaaaattaagtttattaaCTCCTTGTTACTTACTTATGTAATCACTTTCCActattatttgaaaaaaatcaagctaaattttagaaactataaaaatgtttttatttttaaaatttaaatataaacatagtaagaaaactaaaaaaaaaacataaattacaaaaaaaaatattaatttaacttttttaggAAATTTCGTTGGAAATGAAAAAATTGACAATAGCAAAATTATAGGTAAACCAGTTTTTAAAGAAGAATTGTTATGAATAACCGTAGTTATAAAATTTAGCAATTTTTCAAATagaaaattttacaaaaatttgctatattttttaaatagttttaatattttgctatttttgaaaattatcattttttaatttctacattacggttttttattatatataaaagactattttttatatttttttttttgctatattttgttattttttaaaatactttttttttaatcttagtATTACTatcttttattatatttaaaagaccattttttatattttacaattTTGCTGTTAGATATGAAAACTAGCTTCTAatttaccttttcttttatatacttttgaattttataaataaattaaaaaaaaaggttaaaaattGGAAAGGGGAAATTATAGAAAGATGAATTGATTTTAATAAGGTTTTTAATCTGTCACATAAGAAGAAATGAGAAATTGTCTCTCATTCCTTCTTTGCCCCCAAACCCTAAACCttcattatttcttttcttttttttcctttgctttTTTGTTTAAACAAATTGGTGGTTGGCCACCAACTAGATGTTAGGGTTCAACCTATTTAGTTTAGGTCTCCCATTATAATATTTGGTATCTTTACCTATTAACATTCATATCTATATTTAATTGTAATACTAttatttcaaatcattttaCACCTTAATCATATATTATTGTAATCATACAAAAATAGTCAAACATAACATAGATGTAACAAACTATTATAGTCCGTCAAacattagaaaagaaaaacatacacaCGAACACAATTTATTGTAACCTATGAGATTGCTATTACTAATTACACTAACCAACCCAACATTTTATTGTTACAAATTAGAGTTCTGGTTGgtaactatttatttatttttcaaaaaaagtttaaaccttttctttttttcatgtCTTCAATTGATTTGTATCTTTCTATCTAAATGATTGAATTTTTAGCCAaagtttaaatttcaaaaacagcTTTTTaaaacacacacatatatatattgatttgaCTTTTTGAAATCATGGTAAAAGGTACatcaaaatgagaaaaaaaaaaagttgaaagtgAGAGAAGTGTCTATCTATTTAATTGGGAAATCCGTgaaaatgacaaatataagaatagaaaatagaaaaataacaaactgttatttttttttatttatggcaaaactaacagttatttttttttatttacggcAAAACTAActgttttaaatatttttccactttttttgCCCTTATCCCGATTTTTAGCTTCAAATTAATcaaaaaataacttcaaatatttaatgTTTTATCCAAAgtattatagattcaaaattatataatgcaataagtaattattatgataaaaaataagaaattaacgaaaaagagtttcaaatattaattctttcctttttggaattatAGATTCAAAGGTGGATCTCACCCTAAAATCATgacaaagataatgcaataattaattattaacaaaaacattaaaaaattaacgaaaaataatttaaaatattcaaattttaaagcAGCTAGATACCGATTATTCGgggcaaatataatgcaaataattatatttggtaaattagttaagtttagattcaaaattcaaCCCTTCCCTACAATAGacaatgcaaatattaattatctagTATAAAAATGCGGAATTTAGGGAAATGAAATTAAAAGATTCGACGGAAGCAATGCATGGAAGATCATATTGACAATCAACTGGAACGCTGATGGCCGCAGAAACGAAAATTTGAACAAAGAACGGAGGAAAGGATATTGTTTTCgaaattttaacatctttattGTCTAAATTACTTTCGAAAAATAATTAATCTTGCCTTTCCGAGATTAGTTATAAGATTATGCCATGTACATCTTCTTCCTTTGCCCTAGTCTACCGTATCTTCTTAATACCAACCGCTACATCAAATAAATCAATACttccctaaaatcatggcaaatataatgaaaataattatttttggtaaattagttaagtttaaattcaaaattcaacccctccctaaaatttaaattcaaaattcaacccctccctaaaatcatctcaaaattcaacccctccctaaaatcatctcaaaattcaacccctccctaaaatcatctCAAAATTCAACCTCCCACTctcattattttttattttctaaattatttaccaaaaaaaTACACATAATAAGTTTACattatcttaattttaacatttttattttttttaaattatttatgaaaaatcattaattttgcaTTCCTAACATTTGATTCCTAAGATTCTGCCATGTCgatgtatttgttgagataaaaaaaaaaaaaaaacaaacaaacaaaatatcacatcaCACATCAcgaatacaatgtatttgtaaacaataattcttaactaaataaaaaaaatattatattgtttgaaCAATCCCTAAAGATATGCCATTAATTTTAGCATCCTCTAATTATTAAGATACGAAATAAGtgtattaattttagattcttaagttgaattcctaaaattatgccaaatataatgtacaattcattaattttttagataatttattgagtgttaaagttatttaagtttagaaaggaaaagaaaaaataataataataaaaagatataaattttataatattataatataatataatatatataatatgaattatattattattattattattatattttttttaaaaccctaaattcatcatcatcttcttcatctcagTCGCAGTCCCCccactctcttcttcttcttcgaaatCACACAGCCGTCGCCACCCCTGCCTCTCGTCTCTCCATCGCGATCTCCGGCGACAATCTCCCTCCGTCCATTGAAGCCGCCACTGTCACCTTAGTTATTCGTCAAGCTTCTGTTCATCGTTAGCCCAAGCCGCCACATACCGAGCCGCTCTCCTTTTCGTCAGCCATCTCCTCTACGTCGCGACTTCCGAATCTGAAGCGAGTGGATTGTGTCTGCTCCAATCGGTGTTTGTCCACGAAGCTCCAACCGCCATTGTCGCATCTCCACGAACCCACCGCCACCGTCACGATCTCCCATTCGCATTTAGTTTGTTGCACCATCCGTCCTTCTCCATATCACGCTGTCGCACTAGGACGTGCTCTCCTCACCGTTGAAGAAGCCTCCATCCTCGAGCAATCATGTCCCAAGTATGGGTGcctagtttgtattaattatagaaTATTTGTGGATGTGAGTGCAtaatttgtattaattatagggtatttgtggatTGTGTTACAAAAgtatttagaaatcacatttgtCAATTAGTAGGGACATTTAAGACATTGTTCttccatttattatttaaaaattttctgttttgctattttatcaatttaaaaataaaattatcatttatcCAAATAAACCTCTAATTTTACCATTCTTCATCTCAACCtcacttaattttcaaaaataagaACAGAAAAGAAAGTGGTTACACCGAAAGAGACCATAGACTTTGTAAATGCTtgatcttttaaaattttgcaaatgtagaatttttttttctaatagatcgattatttattaaattttgaatttatcaACTACCTATTGCACACTAAATTCGAGGATTTACTGtatccaaaaattaaaattttaggtgTCGCTGAACAGTTTCAAGAGTGAGATTAAACttgaaatttaatttacaagtttcataatttcaTTGAAACTTTTCtcattaaatttgaaaataagttttaaaataacATTGATTTGACATTCTatcaaagaaaatgaaatttcaGTGTGATTTAACAATTAGTTTGATGGATTTTAACATTCCAACCAATAATTTTTTGTACTAATTTGGTAATATTGCGATTAATTCATCAAATTATCAACTACAATAACTAAAGAACAATTAGTAGGATAGTAGGAAAAAAAAGTTAtagatcatatatatatatatatatatatatatatatatgacacacatacatacatatatacatatatacatgtACACATAATTCTAATAGGAGTAAGAATGATAGATCCATCAACTCCAACCGACCGATACTCACGCCTACACTTTAACCTCCAATTTTAGTTCTTCAAAACTTttcataaatcttaaatttagacTCTACTACTAATTTGCCATTTATTTTGATAGAGTTAGAACAATCTATTAccatttttaatataaatttaggAATCAAAGTCATTATGTTTATAAACCAATCTTCATAAAAATTTAGATTCGAGGGACAATTTAAAATTTACCGAAACTacgaaaattgaaattgaatatttaaaagtataaaacCAAAATCGAACAAAATATCTAAACACCGAAAATCGAGGAGAAAA
The sequence above is drawn from the Cucumis melo cultivar AY chromosome 2, USDA_Cmelo_AY_1.0, whole genome shotgun sequence genome and encodes:
- the LOC103492456 gene encoding F-box/kelch-repeat protein At5g26960 yields the protein MASDSSNSNSRHFSWFIKSCFPNPNDSSAAAVPIASKSCFQNTNNTATTPPHAAVAAASAISALPDDLLLECLSRVSSTSLPSVSLVCRQWARLLLSTTFVDLRRFRGQLEDTVYAVSATNYGLFAASFNFRDGGLWKVALFKAKESLFLSNFYGLLSHARLSAIGPRIYLIGRNAMFLYDTWSGMVTARSAMNFSRKKFANAVISGRIYVAGGAPTTTAVEMYDPETDSWQVVAQSARRRYGCIGAAVDGVFYVIGGLKIGGGASGGSEAHIYASSMDMYDVEARTWLRSRAVPGGGCVVAACAAAGHIYILASHAVELSFWKFDGRRKCPNNTNQTSTKTAGFGEWYRIRSPPLPPQFRLDSTVRFSCIGMGETVVLIQVAGCIDDLLRRSGRSARGLKEGLVLIYETKSGEWRRGAEMPEVMQRAACVCVEC